The Constrictibacter sp. MBR-5 genomic interval GTCGACGCCCTGCTTGTCCACCTTGTTGATGGCCACGATGATCGGCACGCCGGCCGCCTTGGCGTGGTTGATCGCCTCGATCGTCTGCGGCTGCACGCTGTCGTCCGCGGCGACCACCAGCACGACGATGTCGGTGACCTTGGCACCGCGTGCCCGCATCGCCGAGAAGGCCTCGTGGCCCGGCGTGTCGAGGAAGCTGATCTTGTCGCCCGACGGCAGCTCGACCTGATAGGCGCCGATATGCTGCGTGATGCCGCCCGCCTCGCGCGCCGCCACGTCGGTCTGGCGCAGGGCGTCCAGCAGCGACGTCTTGCCGTGGTCGACGTGTCCCATGATCGTCACGACCGGGGGACGCGGCTGCATGTCCGTATCCTCGTCTTCGACGCCCGTCAGTCCGATCTCCACGTCTGCGGCCGCGACGCGGCGGATGCGATGGCCGAATTCGGTCACGACCAGCTCGGCCGTGTCCGCGTCGATCACCGAGCTGATGGACGCCATGACGCCCATCTTCATCAGCGACCGGACGACGTCGACGCCGCGCTCGGCCATGCGGTTCGCCAGTTCCTGGACCGTGATGGTCTCGGGCACGACGACGTCGCGATAGATCTTCTGCGGCTGGCCGCCGGATTCGCGCATCCGCTGGCGTTCCCGCTCACGGGCACGCCGCACCGAGGCGAGACTGCGGACCCGCTCCTGGCCCTCTTCGGCGCCGAGCGCCTGGGTGATCGTCAGCTTGCCGGACCGGCGGCGCGGCTCGGAGGTCCGCTTCGGCGTCGGCACGGGCTTGCGCGCCTCCAGCTTGCGGCGGCTGCGCGATGCCTCGGACTCTTCCTCCGCGGCCGGGGCGACGGCGCCGGTGCGCTCGGCACGCGCTGCGGCGACCCGCTCGGTGGCGGGGCGACGTGCGGTCTCCTCGGCCTTGCGCTTGTCCTCTTCCGCCTTGCGGGCGGCTTCCTCGGCCTCGATGCGCGAGATCTCGGCGTCGCGGCGCAGGGCTTCCGCTTCCGCCTTGCGCGCTTCCTCGGCCTCGGCGTCACGCAGCGCCTGGAGCTCGCGCTCGGCCTGCAGCTGCGCCAGCTCTTCCGGCGTCAGGATGCGCTCGGGCTCCGGCTCGGGCTCGGGTGCCGGCGGCGGCACGGGCGCGGCGGCCGTCTCGACCGGCTCGGGCTCGGCCGCGGGCGGCCGCGGCGGGGCCAGTGCCTCCTCGCGCTGGCGGGCCTGGAGGGCGCGCTGGCGGGCCTGGCGCTCCTGCTCGCTGAGGCCGCGCACCATCCGGTCGGCGGCCAGGCCGGCGTCGCCGCCGGCACTCTTGCCGGTCGGGTCGGGCGAGAAGGTGCGCTTGCGCTTCACCTCGACGGTCACGGTCTTCGAGCGCCCATGGCTGAAGCTCTGCCGGACCTTGCCCGTCTCGACCGTCTTCTTCAGCTCGAGCTTGCCCGGCCGGAGGCTAAGCTTCGTCGGTTCGCGCTCGGTCGTGTCCGTCATGATCCCTCTACTTCCCCTCGCTATCCCGCCGGAAACCGGCGAGACGGCGCATCTCGTCGTGCAGCCGCCGTGCGAACCCGCCTGCCGCCAATGCGACATGCACGGCCCTGTCGCGGCCGAAAGCGGCACCGAGTTCCTCGGCCGTCAGACAGCAGAGCACCGGCGTCGCGCGTGCGGCGCCGGTCACCTTGCCGCGTCCGTCGGCCGACCCGTCGGCGGCCTCGATCAACAACCCGGCGCGGTCCCTGGCGATCCAGTCCCGCACCTTCTCGTAGCCGCTGACCGCCTGCCCCGCGCGACGCGCGAGACCTAGCAGTTCGATGCACCTGCGCGCCAGCATGGACTCGACGCGGAGCGTCAAATCCTCCGGCACGCGGGCCGCGACCTTGGCCGACCGGGCGAACATGTTCGCCTTGCAGGCCTTCTCCAGCGCCTCGCGGCGCGCCGACACCCATACGCCGCGACCCGGCAGCGTACCGGCGAGGTCGGGCACGACCGTTCCGTCGGGCCCGATCACGAAGCGCAGCAGTTCCGCCTTGGGGCGGACCGCACGCGTGACGACGCAGCGCCTGACGGTCGCCTTGCGATCGTCCGGCTCGGTCTCCGGCCCACGCGTGGCCGGCGTCTCGATCGCCGCGTCAGTCTGCACTCGCTGCTTTGTCCTCGCTCGCCTGTTCGCCCGTACCGTCTTCGGCGGCTTCTTCGTCCGTGAACCAGTGCGCGCGGGCGCGCATGATCATCTCGTTCGCCTCGTCGGCGTCCAGCGGGCTCGACGCCAGCACCTTCTCCAGGCGCTCCTCGTCCAGTTCCGCGATGGCGTCCAGGCTCTTCACCTCGGCACCCGGGCTGACGATGTAGCGCAGCTCGGACGCCGACAGGTCGGCCAGGTCGTCCAGCGTCGTCACACCGCTCTCTCCCAGCGCCACCACCATGACCGGCGTCAGGCCCTCGAAGTCGGCGAGGTCGTCGGCGATGCCGAGTTCCGCCCGGCGCGTGGCCAGACGCTCCGCCTCGCGATTGAGCGCCTCCTGCGCCCGGCGCCGCAGTTCCTCGGCCAGGTCGTCGTCGAAACCCTCGATCGACAGCAGTTCCTCGGCCGGCACGTAGGCGATCTCCTCGACCGAGGAGAAGCCCTCCGCTACCAGCAGATGGGCGATGACCTCGTCCACGTCCAGCGCTTCGATGAAGCTCTGCGACCGCAGGCGCATCTCTTCCTGGCGCCGCTCGGACTCTTCGGCCTCGGTCATGATGTCGATCGACCAGCCGGTGAGCTGCGTCGCGAGGCGCACGTTCTGGCCGCGGCGGCCGATGGCGAGGCTCAGCTGGTCGTCCGGCACCACCACGTCGATGCGGTGGTCGTCCTCGTCGATGACGACCTTGGCGACTTCCGCCGGGGCGAGCGCGTTGACGACGAAGGTCGCCGGGTCCTCGGACCAGGGGATGATGTCGATCTTCTCGCCCTGCAGCTCGGCGACGACGGCCTGGACGCGGCTGCCGCGCATGCCGACGCAGGCGCCGACCGGATCG includes:
- the nusA gene encoding transcription termination factor NusA, with amino-acid sequence MLQMLGPELIQVADAVAREKGIDRDEVLEAMEQAIQKAGRSKYGHEHDIRAEINRRTGEVHLARFREVVENAEAVENETTQLPLAAARRFKPDAQTGEFLVDELPPIDFGRIAAQTAKQVIVQKVRDAERLRQYREYKDRVGEIVNGLVKRHEFGNVIVDLGRAEAVLRKDEMLPREHYRRNDRVRAVIFDVREEARGPQIFLTRAQPTFLAKLFAQEVPEIYDGIIEIKAAARDPGSRSKIAVISRDSGIDPVGACVGMRGSRVQAVVAELQGEKIDIIPWSEDPATFVVNALAPAEVAKVVIDEDDHRIDVVVPDDQLSLAIGRRGQNVRLATQLTGWSIDIMTEAEESERRQEEMRLRSQSFIEALDVDEVIAHLLVAEGFSSVEEIAYVPAEELLSIEGFDDDLAEELRRRAQEALNREAERLATRRAELGIADDLADFEGLTPVMVVALGESGVTTLDDLADLSASELRYIVSPGAEVKSLDAIAELDEERLEKVLASSPLDADEANEMIMRARAHWFTDEEAAEDGTGEQASEDKAASAD
- a CDS encoding RNA-binding protein; the protein is MQTDAAIETPATRGPETEPDDRKATVRRCVVTRAVRPKAELLRFVIGPDGTVVPDLAGTLPGRGVWVSARREALEKACKANMFARSAKVAARVPEDLTLRVESMLARRCIELLGLARRAGQAVSGYEKVRDWIARDRAGLLIEAADGSADGRGKVTGAARATPVLCCLTAEELGAAFGRDRAVHVALAAGGFARRLHDEMRRLAGFRRDSEGK
- the infB gene encoding translation initiation factor IF-2; translation: MTDTTEREPTKLSLRPGKLELKKTVETGKVRQSFSHGRSKTVTVEVKRKRTFSPDPTGKSAGGDAGLAADRMVRGLSEQERQARQRALQARQREEALAPPRPPAAEPEPVETAAAPVPPPAPEPEPEPERILTPEELAQLQAERELQALRDAEAEEARKAEAEALRRDAEISRIEAEEAARKAEEDKRKAEETARRPATERVAAARAERTGAVAPAAEEESEASRSRRKLEARKPVPTPKRTSEPRRRSGKLTITQALGAEEGQERVRSLASVRRARERERQRMRESGGQPQKIYRDVVVPETITVQELANRMAERGVDVVRSLMKMGVMASISSVIDADTAELVVTEFGHRIRRVAAADVEIGLTGVEDEDTDMQPRPPVVTIMGHVDHGKTSLLDALRQTDVAAREAGGITQHIGAYQVELPSGDKISFLDTPGHEAFSAMRARGAKVTDIVVLVVAADDSVQPQTIEAINHAKAAGVPIIVAINKVDKQGVDPNRVKTDLLQHSLVAEDMGGDIQMIPVSAIQKIGLDTLLEAILLQAELLELKANPDRPADGAVVEAQLDRGRGTVATVLVMRGTLNVGDIVVAGAEWGRVRALIDEHGKQVKSAGPSVPVEILGLTGTPLAGDEFVVVDSEARAREITEFRQTKERDKRTAATPRGTLEQLFTRMRDGEAQEVPIVIKSDVQGSQEAIVAALEKLGTDEVRVRVLHAGVGGINESDVTLAGASSAFIIGFNVRANKQAREVAQRDGIDIRYYSIIYELIDDMRAAMSGLLAPALRENIIGHAEIREVFDVTKIGKVAGCRVVDGIVKRGAGVRLLRDDRVIHEGKLATLRRFKDDVREVREGFECGMSFENYQDIQQNDVIECFETIEVARTI